Proteins encoded together in one Chiloscyllium plagiosum isolate BGI_BamShark_2017 unplaced genomic scaffold, ASM401019v2 scaf_15532, whole genome shotgun sequence window:
- the LOC122547202 gene encoding putative nucleotidyltransferase MAB21L1, producing the protein MIAAQAKLVYHLNKYYNEKCQARKAAIAKTIREVCKVVSDVLKEVEVQEPRFISSLNEIDSRFEGLEVISPTEFEVVLYLNQMGVFNFVDDGSLPGCAVLKLSDGRKRSMSLWVEFITASGYLSARKIRSRFQTLVAQAVDKCSYRDVVKMVADTSEVKLRIRDRYIVQITPAFKCTGIWPRSAAHWPLPHIPWPGPNRVAEVKAEGFNLLSKECYSLSGKQSSAESDAWVLQFAEAENRLLLGGCRKKCLSVLKTLRDRHLELPGQPLNNYHMKTLVSYECEKHPRESDWDESCLGDRLNGILLQLISCLQCRRCPHYFLPNLDLFQGKPHTALENAAKQTWRLAREILTNPKSLEKL; encoded by the coding sequence AAATGTCAAGCTCGGAAGGCCGCTATAGCCAAGACCATCAGAGAAGTATGCAAAGTGGTGTCAGACGTACTCAAGGAAGTGGAAGTGCAGGAGCCCCGGTTTATCAGCTCTCTCAACGAGATCGACAGCCGCTTCGAAGGGTTGGAGGTAATTTCACCTACCGAGTTCGAGGTGGTCCTCTACCTAAACCAGATGGGAGTATTCAACTTCGTGGACGACGGCTCCTTACCTGGCTGCGCCGTGCTAAAGCTAAGCGACGGTCGCAAGAGGAGTATGTCTCTGTGGGTGGAATTCATTACGGCTTCGGGATATCTCTCAGCGCGTAAGATCCGCTCCAGGTTTCAAACACTGGTGGCTCAGGCTGTGGACAAATGTAGTTACCGAGACGTGGTGAAGATGGTGGCTGATACCAGTGAGGTGAAACTCCGGATCAGGGACCGATACATCGTGCAGATCACTCCCGCTTTCAAGTGTACTGGGATTTGGCCGAGGAGCGCGGCACACTGGCCATTGCCTCATATCCCCTGGCCTGGACCGAACCGGGTGGCGGAGGTCAAGGCCGAGGGATTCAACCTGCTCTCCAAAGAGTGTTATTCCCTTTCCGGCAAACAGAGCTCAGCAGAGAGCGATGCTTGGGTTTTACAGTTTGCCGAGGCCGAGAACAGGCTTCTGCTCGGGGGCTGTCGGAAGAAATGCCTATCCGTTCTCAAAACTTTACGCGACCGGCACCTTGAACTGCCTGGACAGCCTCTCAATAACTACCATATGAAAACTCTGGTTTCCTATGAATGTGAGAAACATCCCAGGGAATCCGACTGGGACGAGTCATGTTTGGGAGATCGCCTAAACGGGATCTTACTGCAGCTCATCTCCTGCCTTCAGTGTCGCAGATGTCCACATTATTTCTTACCCAATCTAGATTTATTTCAGGGCAAACCACATACCgctttggaaaatgcagcaaaacaAACCTGGCGCCTCGCGAGGGAGATACTCACCAATCCCAAAAGCTTAGAAAAACTTTGA